The following are encoded in a window of Candidatus Electrothrix rattekaaiensis genomic DNA:
- a CDS encoding rod shape-determining protein encodes MFSPFNFLFGWMSNDLAIDLGTANTVLYVKGKGIVLREPSVVAVRQDSRGSKVLAVGSEAKEMLGKTPGNIAAIRPMKDGVIADFEVTEAMLRYFINKVHNRRTLVHPRIIISVPSGITQVEKRAVRESAESAGAREVYLIEEPMAAAIGADLPITEPTANMIIDVGGGTTEVAVISLAGIVYAKSVRVAGDKMDASILQYIKRKHNLAIGERTAETIKTTIGNVLPVEPYETMEIKGRDLVSGVPKTITITSEEIQSAIAEQVDVIVDAVRLALEVTPPELSADIVDQGIVLTGGGALLKNLDKLLTNETGMPIIVADDPLSSVVLGSGKALDNFDILKEIAID; translated from the coding sequence ATGTTTTCTCCGTTTAATTTTCTTTTTGGTTGGATGTCCAACGATCTTGCTATTGATCTAGGCACTGCGAATACGGTTTTATACGTCAAGGGCAAAGGAATCGTCCTGAGAGAACCGTCAGTTGTAGCTGTACGTCAGGACTCTCGTGGGAGCAAAGTACTTGCTGTGGGCAGCGAGGCCAAGGAAATGCTTGGCAAAACACCAGGTAATATTGCTGCGATCCGTCCCATGAAAGACGGTGTCATTGCCGACTTTGAAGTGACCGAGGCAATGCTGCGCTATTTTATCAATAAGGTGCATAATCGTCGCACCCTCGTTCATCCCAGGATTATTATCTCCGTACCCTCGGGAATCACTCAGGTTGAAAAACGAGCTGTTCGTGAATCTGCTGAATCCGCAGGTGCCCGTGAAGTCTACTTGATTGAAGAGCCGATGGCAGCCGCCATCGGAGCTGATCTTCCCATTACCGAGCCTACAGCCAACATGATCATAGATGTTGGCGGCGGCACCACGGAAGTAGCGGTTATCTCCTTGGCTGGTATCGTTTATGCCAAATCGGTTCGGGTTGCTGGAGACAAGATGGACGCCTCCATTCTGCAATACATCAAACGCAAGCATAATCTTGCTATCGGTGAACGAACAGCCGAAACGATAAAAACCACAATCGGTAACGTACTGCCAGTAGAGCCGTATGAAACGATGGAGATTAAAGGACGGGACTTGGTCTCAGGGGTGCCGAAAACGATTACCATTACGTCTGAAGAAATTCAATCAGCTATAGCGGAACAGGTCGATGTAATCGTCGATGCTGTTCGTTTAGCCCTTGAAGTTACTCCGCCGGAACTCTCAGCAGACATCGTTGACCAAGGCATTGTGCTGACCGGAGGAGGAGCCTTATTGAAGAATCTCGATAAACTCCTGACCAACGAAACTGGCATGCCTATTATTGTTGCTGACGACCCGCTGTCGTCTGTCGTGCTTGGTTCAGGAAAGGCACTTGATAATTTTGACATCTTGAAGGAAATAGCTATAGATTAA
- the mreC gene encoding rod shape-determining protein MreC, translating to MKKNSRRQGRGSIKTFRFVLFVGTVATFAVILLIIILGDQQFGPVHKVIFEGAGPLQKAVAKISGSVHSVKRKYIDLLTVREEKERLWRELQECRTTAYANRGAVALNARLRKLLDFKDSSNQPTITAQIIGKDPSLWFRSVIIDRGSSDGVGKGMPVVTGEGIVGQVYASSSDYSKILLAIAPSSAIDVLLQGSRIRGILKGTGKNLYRLEYILKTAEVFAGDRVVTAGYGGMFPTGLPVGLVSKVTRNRRGMFLEIEVVPAVDFRTLENLLVIEREKKVFN from the coding sequence ATGAAAAAAAATAGCCGCAGGCAAGGCAGGGGCAGTATCAAAACATTTCGTTTTGTTCTGTTCGTAGGGACAGTTGCCACCTTTGCTGTGATTCTTCTCATTATTATCTTGGGTGATCAACAGTTTGGTCCGGTCCATAAAGTGATCTTTGAGGGAGCAGGCCCCCTGCAAAAGGCGGTGGCAAAAATAAGCGGCTCTGTCCATTCTGTGAAAAGAAAATATATTGATCTTCTCACAGTTCGTGAAGAAAAAGAACGGTTATGGCGAGAGTTACAGGAGTGCCGGACAACAGCCTACGCCAACCGAGGTGCTGTGGCTCTCAATGCTCGTCTGAGGAAACTGCTTGATTTTAAGGATTCCTCCAATCAACCGACCATAACCGCACAGATTATCGGGAAAGACCCTTCACTTTGGTTCCGAAGTGTTATTATCGACCGGGGGAGCAGTGACGGTGTCGGTAAGGGGATGCCCGTTGTTACCGGCGAGGGGATTGTCGGTCAAGTCTACGCCTCATCAAGCGATTACTCCAAGATATTGCTTGCCATTGCACCGTCCAGCGCAATTGATGTCCTCTTACAGGGCTCTCGGATACGAGGTATCCTGAAAGGGACTGGAAAGAATCTGTATCGCCTGGAATATATCCTGAAGACGGCTGAAGTTTTTGCTGGAGATCGTGTCGTCACCGCCGGATATGGTGGTATGTTCCCCACCGGACTTCCAGTTGGTCTCGTGTCGAAAGTTACCAGAAATAGACGGGGCATGTTTCTTGAGATCGAAGTGGTTCCTGCTGTCGATTTTAGAACTTTGGAAAATTTGCTGGTTATTGAGCGAGAGAAAAAAGTGTTCAACTGA
- the mrdA gene encoding penicillin-binding protein 2, producing the protein MSKQNRKRQLGQDISGWPRDIGTPRITRINDGELDFYRRRAMYSSVVLVFFFVVLITRLWYLQIQQGEDYTKLAKNNRVRYLEIAAPRGNILDRKGREIVTNRPSFNVVWVREKNRVDDALIKKTASILDIEISELLARTRKMVGTPGHIPIRLAEELSWDQVAYIENNRMELPGIKIEVVPQRVYHYGNLASHIIGYLGEINPKELSSPASEGYKSGDMIGKMGLEKLREKDLRGEKGRHYMEVNALGFEQRNLKGLEPLPGNDVQLTIDVDLQQAAEELMMKDDKSGAVVAIEVNTGRLLMLASSPVLELDKFLGGISVKNWKEMLENPYHPLINKIVQGQYPPASTYKIVTATAGLAEGVITPDSSVYCPGHYRFGNRTYRCWKKAGHGAVNLKRAMSESCDVYFYQVGQRLGVNRIANYATRLGLGRKTGVEMEHEKSGLIPTSDWKMKRYKKPWQEGETLSIAIGQGFNLVTPLQLALMTATVANGGTLYQPGMIETVRDPDGHIIEQFQPTILDRFDDQGSNLEIIKEGLIEAVNGRRGTARRAKMENITVAGKTGTAQVVRLKQYKHLKEEDIPYKYRDHAWFTCFAPAERPEIAVTVLVEHGLHGGSAAAPIAKAVLEKYFGQRGRDPKKVSSVVLFGEEKEIADAGRSSESLH; encoded by the coding sequence ATGAGCAAGCAGAACCGGAAAAGACAACTTGGTCAGGATATCAGCGGCTGGCCTCGCGATATCGGCACCCCTCGAATAACCCGTATTAACGACGGAGAACTTGATTTTTATCGTCGCCGGGCGATGTACTCATCTGTTGTTCTCGTGTTCTTTTTTGTCGTTCTTATCACGAGGCTTTGGTATCTGCAAATCCAACAGGGTGAAGATTATACCAAACTCGCCAAAAACAACCGAGTACGCTACCTTGAAATTGCAGCCCCCCGTGGCAATATTTTGGATCGAAAAGGGCGGGAGATTGTCACTAATCGCCCCTCGTTCAACGTGGTATGGGTACGAGAGAAAAACCGCGTTGATGACGCCTTGATCAAAAAAACCGCTTCAATTCTCGATATAGAGATCTCCGAACTCCTGGCCAGAACACGGAAGATGGTCGGCACGCCGGGCCATATACCTATTCGTCTTGCAGAAGAGCTTAGTTGGGATCAGGTTGCTTATATTGAAAATAACAGAATGGAGCTTCCCGGCATCAAAATAGAGGTTGTTCCACAACGAGTGTACCATTACGGTAATCTGGCATCGCACATCATTGGTTATCTCGGCGAAATAAACCCGAAAGAGCTTTCCTCACCAGCTTCAGAAGGCTATAAATCCGGCGATATGATCGGCAAGATGGGGCTTGAAAAATTACGGGAAAAAGACCTCCGGGGCGAAAAAGGCCGCCACTACATGGAAGTGAATGCCCTGGGTTTTGAACAGCGCAACCTAAAAGGCCTGGAACCGTTGCCGGGAAACGATGTCCAGCTCACCATTGATGTTGATCTTCAGCAGGCTGCTGAAGAGTTGATGATGAAGGATGATAAGTCTGGTGCTGTGGTCGCTATAGAAGTCAACACAGGTCGTCTGCTGATGCTGGCCAGCTCCCCTGTTCTGGAGCTTGATAAATTCCTCGGAGGTATTTCCGTAAAAAACTGGAAAGAGATGCTGGAGAATCCGTATCATCCCCTGATCAACAAGATTGTTCAGGGGCAGTACCCGCCCGCTTCAACCTATAAGATCGTCACGGCAACCGCCGGTCTGGCAGAAGGCGTGATAACCCCGGACAGCTCGGTCTATTGCCCTGGGCATTATCGTTTCGGTAATCGAACCTATCGCTGTTGGAAAAAAGCAGGCCACGGGGCTGTGAATCTGAAACGCGCTATGTCCGAATCCTGTGATGTCTACTTCTATCAGGTCGGGCAACGGCTGGGAGTGAACAGAATCGCCAATTACGCAACCCGACTGGGGCTGGGAAGAAAGACCGGGGTGGAAATGGAGCATGAAAAAAGTGGGCTTATTCCAACCTCGGATTGGAAGATGAAGAGGTATAAAAAACCGTGGCAGGAAGGCGAAACCCTGTCTATCGCCATCGGCCAAGGGTTTAATCTGGTCACTCCTCTCCAGCTGGCCTTAATGACCGCGACAGTAGCCAATGGCGGAACCTTGTACCAACCGGGAATGATTGAGACAGTGCGGGATCCGGATGGTCATATTATTGAACAGTTTCAGCCGACGATTCTGGATCGTTTTGATGATCAGGGAAGTAATTTGGAGATTATTAAAGAAGGCCTGATAGAGGCGGTAAACGGTCGACGCGGAACAGCCCGTCGAGCCAAAATGGAAAACATCACCGTTGCTGGCAAGACCGGGACAGCCCAGGTGGTCCGGCTGAAGCAGTATAAGCACTTAAAAGAGGAAGACATACCTTATAAATACCGTGATCATGCTTGGTTCACCTGTTTTGCGCCTGCGGAACGACCAGAGATAGCTGTCACCGTTCTGGTTGAACACGGGCTGCACGGCGGTTCGGCGGCAGCTCCTATTGCCAAGGCTGTGCTGGAAAAATATTTTGGTCAACGTGGCAGAGACCCCAAAAAGGTGAGTTCCGTGGTGCTCTTTGGTGAAGAGAAAGAGATTGCCGATGCCGGTCGTTCATCTGAATCTCTACATTGA
- the rodA gene encoding rod shape-determining protein RodA, whose translation MLRFDRRLVHNFDWVMVVLLLLISTMSLASLFSATWNGGPTPSQIFYKQLYFFLFGYAFILILISIDYSELEMLSYVGYGAICLLLLYTNFFVDSIAGTQRWINLGFFHLQPSEPAKLILVLVLASCYSSNEYVENGYRLRDIIRPALITSVPFTLILIQPDLGTALMLAILFVSMTLFAHLRWSTITLLGSTGIGCAVLGWLYGLKDYQRRRIETFLNPESDPMNHGYQIKQSKIAVGSGQAFGKGFMEGTQGHLNFLPERHTDFAFAVWCEELGFVGALFFLVCFFFMLFWGINIALTARDKFGVYLAFGLVMLIFWQTVINLFMIMGMLPVVGIPLPLFSYGGSSLLTTLVAIGILMNIRMRRFQVR comes from the coding sequence ATGCTTCGATTTGACAGACGACTTGTTCATAATTTTGATTGGGTTATGGTAGTTCTCCTCCTCCTTATCTCCACCATGTCTCTTGCCAGTCTGTTCAGCGCAACCTGGAACGGAGGTCCCACCCCTTCCCAGATTTTTTATAAGCAGCTTTATTTTTTTCTCTTTGGCTACGCCTTCATCCTGATTCTTATCAGCATTGATTACAGTGAGCTTGAAATGCTCTCGTATGTTGGTTATGGGGCAATCTGTCTTCTTTTGCTGTACACAAATTTCTTTGTTGATTCTATTGCCGGAACCCAGCGCTGGATCAATCTCGGGTTCTTTCATCTTCAGCCCTCTGAACCGGCCAAGCTCATCCTCGTGCTGGTGCTCGCCAGCTGCTATTCCAGTAATGAATATGTGGAAAACGGTTACCGGCTACGTGATATCATCAGACCTGCACTCATCACCTCGGTTCCTTTCACCCTGATTCTGATACAACCAGATTTGGGAACAGCACTTATGCTGGCCATCCTCTTTGTCTCCATGACTTTGTTCGCTCATTTGCGGTGGTCAACCATAACACTCTTGGGAAGTACCGGAATCGGGTGTGCTGTGCTGGGCTGGCTGTACGGGCTTAAAGACTATCAACGCCGGCGTATTGAGACCTTTCTTAATCCAGAAAGCGACCCCATGAATCATGGGTACCAAATTAAGCAGTCAAAGATTGCTGTGGGCAGCGGTCAGGCATTCGGCAAAGGCTTCATGGAGGGCACTCAAGGGCATCTGAACTTTTTGCCGGAACGGCACACGGATTTTGCCTTTGCTGTCTGGTGCGAGGAACTGGGTTTTGTTGGGGCTTTATTTTTTCTGGTCTGTTTTTTCTTTATGTTGTTTTGGGGAATCAACATCGCCTTAACAGCCAGAGATAAATTCGGCGTTTATCTCGCCTTTGGTTTGGTAATGCTTATTTTTTGGCAGACAGTGATTAATCTCTTTATGATCATGGGAATGCTGCCGGTGGTTGGGATTCCGCTGCCGCTGTTCAGCTACGGTGGCTCTTCCTTATTAACGACCTTGGTGGCCATCGGCATCCTGATGAATATTCGGATGCGGCGATTTCAGGTGAGATAA
- a CDS encoding DUF134 domain-containing protein gives MSPRLKKKRCCEGDFCGQAFKPVGLPLRKLDQIMLYRDELEALKLCDFEGLTQAQAGERMGVSRGTIQRLLTGARKKVAQALVTGAALVFSEHA, from the coding sequence ATGTCTCCACGTCTGAAAAAAAAACGATGCTGTGAAGGTGATTTTTGCGGTCAGGCCTTTAAGCCTGTAGGGTTGCCTCTGCGCAAGCTTGACCAGATCATGCTGTACCGTGATGAGTTGGAAGCACTCAAACTCTGCGATTTTGAGGGGTTGACCCAAGCACAGGCTGGCGAGCGCATGGGCGTATCACGAGGAACAATCCAGCGCCTACTCACTGGCGCACGCAAAAAAGTTGCTCAAGCCTTGGTTACCGGTGCTGCCCTGGTTTTTTCTGAACACGCCTAA
- a CDS encoding NifB/NifX family molybdenum-iron cluster-binding protein, translating to MSSSLFLAVPSNTPGGLDAEISEHFGHCELFTLINIQEGKIASVDTVANVEHGAGGCMEPVQLLKDQGVEAIVVGGMGARPMQAFAEVNIDVYYAEKNSLKNVQEAINGIVQGNFPVMRAEQTCKGAGTCHN from the coding sequence ATGAGTTCATCACTTTTTCTCGCGGTCCCTTCCAATACCCCAGGCGGCCTTGATGCAGAGATTTCTGAACATTTCGGCCATTGTGAGCTTTTTACCTTAATAAATATCCAAGAGGGCAAAATTGCCTCTGTTGATACAGTTGCCAATGTGGAACACGGTGCAGGCGGCTGCATGGAGCCTGTTCAATTATTAAAAGATCAGGGCGTTGAGGCAATTGTTGTCGGCGGCATGGGAGCACGTCCTATGCAGGCCTTTGCTGAGGTCAATATCGACGTATACTATGCTGAAAAAAACAGCTTGAAAAACGTCCAAGAGGCGATCAACGGTATTGTTCAGGGTAACTTCCCTGTCATGCGGGCTGAGCAAACATGTAAAGGGGCTGGCACCTGCCATAATTGA
- a CDS encoding DUF4390 domain-containing protein — translation MLYAVLCFLCLSGLLFFSFPVISASQAEKKQEPVIDEIVISATSGYLLLFATVKHCFTDEMLEGVRNGIPLTFRFDIRLNKIRKNWFDSELAEHKINHTLSYDPLKEEYQVAFAEKDRPEVSRSLEEAKQMMADLNGLRLYPLNKLQVGSPYSLKIKATLVENTFPLGIHSIIPFTSLWNFETDWRIVEFSY, via the coding sequence ATGCTCTACGCAGTGCTCTGTTTCTTGTGCCTCTCGGGCCTGCTTTTTTTTTCCTTTCCGGTCATCTCCGCTTCTCAGGCGGAGAAAAAGCAGGAGCCGGTTATAGATGAAATAGTGATTAGCGCGACAAGCGGCTATTTGTTGCTTTTTGCGACAGTGAAGCATTGTTTTACCGATGAAATGCTTGAGGGCGTGCGCAATGGCATCCCGCTCACCTTCCGATTTGATATTCGTCTCAACAAAATACGTAAAAATTGGTTTGATTCAGAACTTGCTGAGCATAAAATCAACCATACTCTGAGCTATGATCCTTTAAAAGAGGAGTACCAGGTTGCTTTTGCAGAGAAAGATCGACCTGAGGTGAGCAGGTCTCTGGAGGAAGCCAAGCAGATGATGGCGGATCTCAACGGGCTTAGGCTTTACCCCCTTAACAAATTGCAGGTCGGATCCCCGTATTCCCTGAAAATCAAGGCCACTCTGGTTGAAAACACCTTTCCTCTCGGCATCCACTCGATTATTCCATTTACATCATTGTGGAATTTTGAAACAGACTGGCGTATCGTCGAGTTCAGCTATTAA
- a CDS encoding ATP-binding protein, producing the protein MLTPEQRKQKQRLTRYVIVCCMLLIPLLAYTQRNLLSGELNLPLSSTVLIFALININGLLILLMLYLILRNLVELIFERRNRILGSHLRTRLVIAFVSLSMIPTIILFLVSLGSVSTAMEYWFNSNVEESLQSSLTLARNLFHETENRAANMGSHIGRLLEKGEVSMHDNIKLQQLFDKTLSLVPLGAPDALSLLNPQLGLIVSAKGERLAAISLPDIPSEALRKAAHSEEPEIITRQVPAGELIQAIVPVQSKEPNKTFLVTTLLIPAEKLALMQSVSKGITDYKQLVMLKAPIKLSMIIMLLIITLLILFGAIWFGFFIARSMTASINKLAEGTQRVAGGDLDFTIEKESDDEMGLLVDSFNSMTSDLLTSNRELAETHKALQQSNLISEQRRRYLETILKNVAAGVIAINEHNEVTTINPFAEKLLKIDTENFLHKDFHKALPLSHVAVIESFFADLLESGKRSIERHLNLTVRKGETYSLLVNITRLIDDQECSIGYVIVFDNLTKLEKAQRLAAWQEVARRIAHEIKNPLTPIQLSAQRLRKRYLTTIENDREIFEQCTGTIISQVDEIKRLVTEFSDFARMPRVKKQQADIIAIAVDTLVLYREGHKHISFPLEYDEIPHFAFDPIQIKRVLINLLDNAVSVLAHGGSVAIEIRLHRDEDAVKIVVRDNGPGMSDQVRQRLFEPYFSTRKSGTGLGLAIANTIITEHNGMIKVHDNVPSGTVFTIELPFHPGKTTSSLTNAPKL; encoded by the coding sequence ATGCTTACTCCTGAACAGCGCAAACAAAAACAACGACTGACTCGCTATGTTATTGTTTGCTGTATGCTGCTGATCCCTCTTCTGGCCTACACCCAGCGTAATCTGCTCAGCGGCGAACTCAACCTGCCCTTGTCCAGCACGGTCTTGATTTTTGCCCTTATCAATATTAACGGCCTGCTGATCCTGCTCATGCTCTACCTGATTTTACGCAATCTGGTTGAGCTGATCTTTGAACGAAGAAACAGAATCCTCGGATCACACCTGAGGACGAGACTTGTTATCGCCTTTGTCTCCCTGTCCATGATCCCCACGATTATCTTATTTCTGGTTTCCCTGGGGTCAGTTTCCACTGCAATGGAATATTGGTTTAACTCCAATGTGGAGGAATCCCTCCAGTCCTCCCTGACCCTAGCCCGCAACCTCTTTCATGAGACGGAAAACCGGGCAGCAAACATGGGCAGCCATATAGGGCGACTCCTGGAAAAAGGCGAGGTGAGTATGCATGATAACATAAAGTTACAGCAGCTTTTTGACAAGACGCTTTCTCTTGTCCCGCTTGGTGCCCCTGATGCCTTATCCTTGCTCAACCCGCAACTGGGTCTGATAGTCTCTGCCAAAGGAGAGCGTTTAGCTGCCATTTCCCTTCCCGATATTCCGAGTGAAGCCCTTCGTAAGGCGGCTCACAGCGAAGAACCGGAGATTATTACTCGTCAAGTTCCAGCAGGCGAACTGATCCAGGCCATCGTGCCGGTCCAATCCAAGGAACCGAACAAAACCTTTCTTGTGACAACCCTGTTGATTCCGGCAGAAAAATTAGCCCTTATGCAGTCAGTTTCTAAAGGGATCACTGATTACAAGCAGCTTGTTATGCTCAAGGCTCCGATCAAGCTGAGCATGATCATCATGCTGTTGATCATCACTCTGCTCATTCTTTTCGGAGCTATCTGGTTTGGTTTTTTTATTGCCCGTTCCATGACCGCTTCCATAAATAAGTTGGCAGAGGGAACGCAACGGGTTGCAGGCGGTGACCTTGATTTCACCATTGAAAAAGAATCGGACGACGAAATGGGCCTGCTGGTTGATTCCTTCAACTCCATGACCTCTGACCTGCTGACAAGCAATAGGGAACTGGCAGAGACCCATAAGGCCCTGCAGCAATCCAATCTGATTTCAGAACAACGCAGACGGTACCTGGAAACCATCCTGAAAAATGTTGCAGCAGGTGTTATTGCTATTAATGAGCATAATGAAGTTACCACGATCAACCCCTTTGCAGAAAAATTGCTCAAGATTGATACGGAAAATTTTCTCCATAAAGATTTTCATAAAGCCTTGCCCCTCTCCCACGTTGCTGTGATTGAAAGCTTTTTCGCTGATCTTTTGGAATCCGGCAAACGCTCTATTGAACGGCATCTCAATCTCACTGTACGTAAAGGCGAGACCTATTCCTTGCTGGTGAATATAACCCGGCTGATTGATGATCAAGAGTGTTCCATCGGCTATGTTATTGTGTTCGATAATCTGACCAAGCTGGAAAAAGCGCAGCGGCTGGCGGCTTGGCAGGAAGTCGCCCGCAGGATCGCCCATGAAATCAAAAACCCCCTGACCCCTATCCAGCTTTCAGCCCAGCGGCTCCGCAAACGCTATTTGACAACCATAGAAAATGATCGCGAGATTTTTGAGCAATGCACCGGCACCATCATCAGTCAGGTGGATGAGATCAAACGATTGGTCACGGAATTCTCTGATTTTGCTCGCATGCCGCGTGTCAAAAAGCAGCAGGCAGATATTATCGCTATTGCCGTTGACACCCTAGTGCTGTATCGTGAAGGCCATAAACATATCAGCTTTCCCTTGGAATATGATGAAATTCCTCACTTTGCCTTTGATCCGATCCAGATTAAACGGGTGCTGATCAACCTGCTGGATAATGCGGTGAGTGTTCTTGCTCATGGCGGTTCTGTCGCAATTGAAATACGTCTGCACAGAGACGAAGATGCCGTGAAGATCGTTGTCCGCGATAACGGGCCGGGTATGTCCGATCAAGTCAGACAACGCTTGTTTGAGCCCTATTTTTCCACCCGAAAATCTGGAACCGGGCTGGGACTTGCCATTGCCAACACCATTATTACCGAGCATAACGGCATGATTAAGGTGCATGATAATGTACCCTCCGGTAC